CCCTCAAGCATTTTGAACTTCAACAGGTCGAACACACCGGGCTTGAAGACTTTGTTAGTCGGATAGGTGTACGTTCCCGGACCGTAGTCGTCACCCTCGGGATCCTTCACCACTATGCCCTGCTTTAGGAGTGGTATTGCCTTAACCGTGGCGAGCTTCATTCCGCTGGCATCATAGCTCTTCAACTGCTCCTCCTGAGATGGCTTAAAGCCCTCCGGAGCAAGGAGATCAACGACCCTCGGGGCAACACCGTTTATAACGGCATCCGGCTCAGCTCCCCCAAGCTTCCACTGCTCGGCCTCGGTAGCAACACTCCTCCACTTATCAGGCCCATAACCATCCTGAGAACCCACAAGCACGGCTCCCCAGAGGCCGCCCTCTTCGTCTATCTGGATGTACTTCTTCGGAACCTTAACTATTATGGCGTTCTTGGTTGGGTCTGCCGAAATCTGCATTTCACCCTGTATTGAAGTTCCGTTCGGAAGGACTATTATGTTTCCGTAATCCCAGCCCGCTATTCTCAAAGCAACGTCCCACGGATGCTCCGGATCGAGGTTAACGTTCGCTCCTGGCCCATCCGGGAACATCTTTATTGCTGAAGTGTTCCCACCCTCCTTGAAGTCGAGGTAGGCTTCTATTATCTGCAGGCTGAAGCCGTTCGGCCCGTTCCACGGATTGCCTCCAAGGTCCTTGAAGTAGAACTCCAGGACGTAGCCATCGGTCTGTTCGAGCATTCTGAAGCGGGTGAGGTCGAACACACCGGGCTTGAAGACTCCGTCTGTCGGATAGGTGTACGTCCCCGGACCGTAGTCGTCACCCTCTGGGTCCGTTACGTCAACGATGGTTGCACCCTTCACCTCGGTCGGGAGCTTGAGCTCCACCGGCTCGCTTATCACCTCAAGGTTTCCATCCTTAACGGTTGAGACCGCAAAGTAGAAATCGCTGGGGGTCTCGATGTAGTCGAAGGGAACCACTACCTCCACTCCGTTGTCCGTCTCTTTGACGGTTGCTTCTCCGATCTTCTCGCTCTCCTCGTAGTCTTCAGCCTCGTAAATCTCCGCCTTGCCGTCCCTGTAAACGATGTGCTTGGTTATGAGCAGGCCAACGCTGTCCTTTGAGAAGGGGAACATGGAATAGCGCAACTCGTCTGGTTCCTTCTGGAGCAGGGTGAAGGTGTTCCCGACGTGCTCCTCCGTCTCCCAGATGCTCACCTCGAACTCTGAAAGGTTGCCACTAACGACGAAGTGGAGCCCGTCTCCATCGAAGTAGACGCTCACCTTCTCCGCGACTGGAGACTGGCTTGAGAAGTTCTTTACCTCGTTCTCCTTGAGCCCGAAGAGGCCCCTCGAGGTGTAGGGCTCGCCGTCCGGGAAGTAGTTTCCGAAGAGGTAGCTTGGTGGCTTCTCGCCGGCCAGTTTGTAGAGCTCGTAGAGGTACGTCTTGAGGTAGCGGTCGAAGGTGTAATCCTGTCCGCTGTCCTGATCGTTTCCGTACCACCAGAACCAGTCGCTTGCCTCGGCCCTCAGGAGGTATTCAAAGGCCTTATCCCAGTTCTCCTCGCTCATCTTCCCTCTGTTTTCCATGAGCGTCTTTCTCGCGAGGTAGAGCCAGTACCAGCCGTAGTTCTCCTGAGGCTCGCCTATCCATGTTGAGAGCGTCCCGTCGATCCAGCTCGACTCGGGCCACTGCATCTCCTCTTTAACGCCGGCCATATCGTAGAGCTCTCCAAGGCTCTCCGCCTTGAGAAGGGCGTTGACGTTGTCGCCCGTCAGGTCGAGGCGCTCCATCATCTTGGGTGTAAGTTTGTTGGCCTTATCGCCGTAGAGCTGGATGTATTCGCTCGGCGTTACCGTCCTTATCAGTCCATCCTTCTGGAGCTCGGTCAGCTTCTTGTAGAGCTCCGTGAGAAAGACCTTTCCATCGTAGGGGTAGTTCTCCCACGGGTTCTCGCCGTCGAGCGTAACCACGTAAACGAGGCTGCCGTCGTAGTTCTGCTTCTGGAGCTTAAGGAGTTCGTTGACGAAATCTTCAACCGCCTGATACTGGTTCATCCCACCGTAGTTGAAACCAACGCGGTCGCTGAGGGCGTGGTCGCGCGGGAAGAGGTATATCTTCTTTCCGTTGAACTCGGCAACCCAGGGCTTGTAATAGTTCTCTGTCGTTCCCTCAATCCCAAGCCTGCTGAGGACCATCTGGTCGGTCATAACCCACTGCCAGCCATTGTCAGCCAGTATTTCGAGGGTCTTGTCGTTTAAGGCACTCTCAGCCGCCCAGCCTCCCCGGGGAGTGGCGGTTCCTCCTCCAAGGTACTTCTTGTAGAGCTCGTCCGCTTTTTTGACGTGGGCGTCAAAATCGCTCTCCCAGCCGAAGTCGTTGAGTATCGGCCCTATCGGGTGCGCGTAGGGCACGACGGTTACCTCAACGTTGCCATTTCCAAGGAGGAGGTTTATCTTCTCGTGCTCCTCGAAGGTGTGGTTAAGGAGCCACATCTGGGCATCAAGGACGGTTTTAACGTCATCCCTCGTGTAGCCGCCTTCGTCCACCTTGTCGTAGAGGGCCTTGAGCTCCGGATGGGTCATTATGTAATTGTAGTCTATCCAGGCGAGGTTGAAGAGGACTGCGAGGTCTATGTAGTCCTGCTCGGTGAACTCGTTCGTTACGGCAACCTTCTGCTCCTCGAGCGGCAGGCTGGCGTACTTGGCCTTGGCCTGAAGCATCTTGTCCTTTAACTGGGTGTACCTGTTCCAGGGGTCCCTTATCGGGTTGCCGCTGGGATCGGTCACCGGTTCGCCGTTCCACGGAATGGTGTGGTCGAAGAACCCTCCCGGTGCCTGAAGCATGAACCACTTCTCGTCAACGGTTAAAGGTTCCCCTTCGGCTATCTTCTCCGTAACGATCTGGTAGGTGTCCTTCTTTCCGTTCATGTAGTCGGCTATCTGGGCTATGAGCGAACCCGACAGGTCTATCGTAACGTGAACATCCGGGTACTGGCTCAGGTAGTTGGCCATCTTCCAGTAGTTGTTGGCCGCGTGAAGCCTGACCCACGGCCTCGTGTACACCCCCTGAACGGGGTCGTAGTAGTAGGGCTGGTGCTGGTGCCAGACTATTATAACGTTCAGTGGCTTCGGTTCCGCCGCTCCGACCGTTTTGACGTTGGCTCCAACGATACTTCCAGCAACCAATACCGCGAGCAGTATAGCCACAAACCTTCTCATATCAACCACCTCATTCCTTCAGGCCTCCCATGGTGAGGCCACTCCTTATGTAGTTCTGGGCGAGCATAAACATCACGAACACCGGCAGGGCGAAGAGCAGTGCAGCCGCCCCGAAGTAGCTCCAGTCTATGCCCCTGCCTATACCGCCCGTTAGCAGGTATATCCACACCGCCATGGGCTGGTTCTTCTCCGTCAGGAGAAGGCTCGCCAGGATGAACTCCGTCCAGCCGCCTATGAAGGACAGTATCGTCACCGTGGCTATTCCCGGCAGGGCCATTGGAAGGAGCACGTGCCTGATTATCTGAAGGTAACTGGCGCCGTCGATTACAGCCGCCTCGTCGAAATCGGGGCTTATCGAGTCTATGTAACCCTTGAGGAGCCACGTGTTGAAGGGAACGCTACCGGCGGCGTATATGAGGGACAGAACGGGCAGTTTGTCGTAGAGGCCGAGCTTCACTATCATGCCGTAGAGGGCTATCAAGCCCGCTATTCCAAGACCCCCTGCAACCTGCGTGAACATCAGGTAGAAGTACAGTATGTGCTCCCTTCCGAAGAACTTCATGCGCGAGAACGCGTAGGCGGCCGGAACCACGAAGAGCAGTGTCAGGAGCACTGCCAGGGTTGCTATTATGAGGCTGTTCTTCAAATAGCGGAAGAACAGCGAGTTGACGAACTTTCCAATGGTGGTGAAGTCCACCTTCCCTGAGTTTCTGACGATGATGTAGTCCCTTCCGGTTGGCCCCTGGGCGAGGGTTCCCTTAACACCATCCTCGAGCTGAAGGTTCCTGACTATTCCAAAGCCTATGCTGCCGTCGTCGTTGATCCTCGTGAGGATGAAAAGGCCCCTGACGTCTCCACTGAAGGTTCCCCCCTCAACCCCTCCGGAAGTAACCTTGAAGACCGCTTTTTCAACGGGTATCTCGAACTTCAATCCCGTGAACGGCCCGTACTCTACGGTTCCCCTGAGAACCCCGTCTGTTACGTAGAGCATGCCGTTTTCCACCCTGACGTTTCCCTCGATGGTTCCGGTGAAGTTCTCGTTTATCTTGCCGCCCCTAAATCCGAAGAGAACCTCCCTGTAGGAGTCGAGGCTGGCGTTACGCGGCAACAATTCAAGCTTCGTCGTCGCGAGCGTGGAGCTGGGGGTTACTGAAACCACGAATATGTAGTAGACCGGGAAGAGTATCAGGAACATTACGAAAACCGCCAGTGCGGTTAGAGAGGCGCTCTTCAGGAGTTCTCCCTTCCTCCTCTTCATCCTCTGGCACCCTCCTGAAGTCTGGTTATCCTAACGTTGACGTACATGTAAACGGCCAGAACGGTGGTGGCTATTACCATGACCGCCGCGGCCCTTCCGTAGTGCGGTGTGGCCCCGAAGGCCTTTCTGAAACCGTAGAGGAGCAGGAACCTGTCTTCGAAGAGGCTGGAGTTGTAGATGTAGGGCACCATGAAGTACTGGAAACTGGAGGCGCTGGTAAGGATGGTGGCGAACGCTACCGGTTTTCCGATTATCGGAAGGACAACGTGCCTTATCCTCTGCCAGTAGTTGGCGCCGTCTATTATGGCCGCTTCCACCAGAGTGTCCGGAACCGACTGGAGGGCGGCGGTGATTACCGTCATCATGAAGGGATACGCGAGCCACACCTCGATTACGTTGAGGGCAACGAAACCCCACACCGGGTCGTTGATCCAGTTCGGGAGCGTGTGAATCCCCAGGGACTTGAGAACCTGATTCACGGGGCCAAAAATCGGGTCGAACATGAACTTCCATACGGTAACAGAAAAGAGCAGGGGCAACGCCCAGGGAATTATCAGAAGCGACCTGTAGATGTTCTTACCTTTGACGTATCTGCTGTTGTAGAGAAGGCTGAGGAATATGCCGGCGAGGGCCTTGAGGGTAACGCTCGTTAGGACGAACAGCCACGTCCAGACGAAGGCACTCCTGAACTTTTCGTCGCTTAGTATCCACCTGAAGTTCTCCAGCCCCACGAAGGTCAGCTTGGGTGCCTGCGGGGCCTGAACGGGGAAGTTCCCGAGCTGGGCGTTCGTGAAGGCGAGGTAGATGGAGTACACTATCGGCCACAGGTTGAAGAAGAGGAACGCCGCTATGCCCGGGAGGATTAGGAACAGGGCGATCGTTGTGGTTTTTTTCATCCCGATCCCTCCAAAAATGTAGAAAAGAAAGGGTTCATCCGTTAATGTTCTTAAGGATCTCCTGCTGGTGGTTCTGGAGTATGGCTTCTATGTCCGCGTTGGCCGGATCCTTAAGTATGTCGTTGATGGCCCCGTCAACACCGCCCCAGACCGCGCTCATCTTCGGGCTCTTGGGCATCAGGTACATGTGCTGAACGGCCTGTCCGAAACCGTATATAACCGGATCCTTCTGTATCTCCGGATCGTCGAGGACCGGCTTGAGAACCGGAATGTAGCCGAGCTTGAGGGAGAGCTCCTTTATGGCCTCCGGGCTGGTGGTGAGCCACTTCACGAAGCCCCATGCCGCTTCCTTGTTCTGGATCCCCTTCACGAAGTAAATGTCCTTAACACCGCCGTAGGGCCTCGGCCAGTACTCCTTTCCGTCCTTGGTCACGGGCGGGAGCGGGGTGACGCCGAAGTTGATGCCCGCCTTCTTAACGTCCGCTATGCTCCACGGGCCGTTGACCATCATGGGGGCTCTCTTCTCGAGGAAGACGCTCTGCTGGGTGTTGTAGTCGCCGGTCGGGGCCATGTAGGGCCATATGCTGCTGAAGAAGAACTTGAAGCCCTCTACCGTCTTTGGATCGTCGAGTCCCGGCTGTTCGGTCTTATCGTCGAAGTAGTAGCCACCGAAGACCTGCGCCCATGCCGAGATGAAGTAGGCGTTAATCGGATACGCTATTCCGTACTTCTCGTTGTCAGGATCGGTGTACTTCTCCATGATGGCCTTCATCTCGTCGAAGGTCTTGGGCGGTTCGTTCACCATGTCCTTGTTGTATATGAGGGCAACCGTCTCGGCGGCGAAGGGCATGGCGTAGAAGTGGCCCTTGTACTGGATTGCTTCCTGAGCGGCGGGAGCGAACTGATTGAGAACATCATCGGTCACGTAGTCATCTATGGGCTCGAGGAGGCCAGCCTCCGCAAACTTTCCTATCCAGTCGTGGGCCCAGATGAAGAGGTCGGGTCCCTTGCCCGCGGGGATGGCGGCCTTTAGGGCGTCCTCAAGGTTGGGCTTCTGCTCGAAGACTATCTCAACGTCAGGGCACTCGGCCATGTACTCCTCGGCGAGGCCCTGGAAGACCTCGAGCTCGTTGGGCTGCATGGCGTGCCAGATCACGACCTTACCGCTGCCGCAAGTCGTGGCTGACGTCTCAGTGGAGGTGCTGGTGGTTTGGGTTGTGGTGGTTTCAGTAGTGGTCTCGATGGTGGAGGTGGTCGACGAAGTGGTCCCAGCCGGGGTGCTGGTTGTGGTAGTTTCCCCACCGCTTATGCATCCGCTGGCCACCACTCCCAAAACCAAAACACCAACCAGAAGTAATGCAAACAGTCCTTTCCTCATTCGTTATCACCTACCTGAATTTTGGCAGTGTAGTATCATCGTGAGTGATATATATACCTTGCGCTTTCATGTTCAGGTATATAGAGCGTGCTCATGGAGGTACCCGATGAACATTCGCATCGGTTTACGAATCCATAAAGAACGCTACAGGGGGGTTTGAAGCGAACCAAAGGGATTTATAGAATGACGGATTAATTCATTGAAAGGTTCAAAATGGTGGTTGAGATGGGAAGGCCGGCTTCGTTCCTTCTGGCGGTATTTTTGACGCTTGCCCTCTTCGCACTACCAAATGTAAAGGCCGAAAGAGGGTACTGGGCCGAAACGTACGGCGGTGAGAGTTACGACACCCCCTGGGGCGTTGCGGTTGCCCCAAACGGGGACATCATAGCTGCGGGCTACACCGAAAAACTGGGGACCAACGGAGACGTCTGGGTGCTGAGGTTCGACGAGAACGGCACCGTAAAATGGCAGAAAACCTACGGTGGCAGCGAATGGGATGAGGCGATAGCTACTGGGGTGGCGCCCAATGGCGATGCAATCGTGGCGGGATATACCGCAAGCTTCGGCGTTGAGGTGTACCGTGCATGGCTCCTCCGCCTTGACCCCGATGGAAACGTCAGATGGCAGAGGATGTACGGGAACGAATACACTCACATCGCCAGTGCCGTTGCGGTGGCTCCAGACGGGGATATCGTAATCGCCGGCTACACCAACGCACCCACCCACGGTGGACCCGGAGACGTATGGGTGGCCCGCCTCGATCCGGATGGCAACGTCAGGTGGCAGATAACCTACGGGAGGAAGTACGAGGAGGATGCCAGTGCGGTTGCCATCGCCCCAAACGGGGACGCTGTGGTGGTGGGACTGGTTGAAACCGATACAAGCGATCACGATTTACTCGTTCTCCGTCTTGATCCAGAGGGCAACCTGAGGTGGGCGAAGACCTACGGGGGAGACGATATAGACGAGGGGCTCTCCATCACCACAACCCACGACGATGAAATACTGGTCGGAGGAGTCACTGAGAGCTTCAGGGAGGGTGGTCTAGACGAGGCTTTGGTACTGAAACTCGACGGTAACGGGAGCGTTGAATGGGCAAAGACCTTTGGGAAGGTAAGTGATGGGCTGAACAACGAGGCAGACTCCATAGCCCCGACGAAAGAGGGCGACATTCTGGTGGCTGGAAACTACCTCTTCCTGCTCTCGCCGGACGGAAAACTGAAGTGGGCCGGGACCGGCTACTGGAACTTTGCCTACGACGAGAGCGTGGATGGCGTGAATACGGGAATGGCCCCCGATGGAACCGTCGCACTCGTGGGCATAGGACTGGAGGGGGACAGCCTCCTCGTTGCGAGGTTCGATGTCGGGGACGTCCCGGGATACTCCACGAAGGAGGGCTGGCGGAGTGTGAAGCTCGAGGTCAGCGATGTTGATCCCGAGGTCAGGGACTATCCCGGGCGGGTGATGAAAGGGGCGGTGAAAGTTAGGGAAACCGGCTGCGTGGTCCACGATACCGGGGTTAAGCTGAAACTGATATGGCAATCCTCCGGGACTTCCACGGGGTCTCAGACGGGTGGGGAAACTACAGGATCCCAAACCGGTGGAGTGACTTCCACAGAGCCTCCAACAGGAGAAACCCCTTCAGAAGGTTCAGGAATCTGTGGGCCGGGGTTCATCGGGCTCATAGCGGTGGCACCCCTGATACTCAGGAGGATGCGCAGGGACCCCTAAGCTGAACCTCCTTTCCCTTTTACAACGTCGGTATTCCCGGGTGATCCCTTCGGCCGGTGTTCTCAGAGCCGCTGAGGAAAAACCTGAGCCGAAAATTTTATACACATCCCTTTTAAGTATCACCATCGATGAATAAACCCTCTTTCGTGAATCCTATACGGAGGTCTCAACATGATGGAGAAGGAGATAATCGAGAAACTTCAAAGGCTCGGACTGACGAAGTATGAGGCTCTGGCATACATAACCCTTCTGAAGCTCGGTCCGAGCAAGGCCACCGAGATAACCCGGGAGAGCGGGATTCCCCACACGAGGGTTTACGACGTCCTCAGCTCCCTCCACAGGAGGGGTTTTGTGGATGTGATGCAGGGGACGCCGAGGCTGTACAAGCCCGTCAACCCTGAGGTGATCCTCGAGAAGATAAAGGACGAGTTCATAAAGGACATCGAGGATCTGAAGACGGCTTTTCTCGAGCTCTATCGTGAGGTGCACGGCGAAGATTTACCCGAGATATGGACGATTCAGGGTTTTGATAACACCCTCGAACGCGCGGGATACGTCATCAGGACGGCCAAACACGAGGTTCTCATAAACACCCCCCTAAGGTTCCTCAAGCTCCTTAAAGGCGAAATACGCGCCAGAAAGGACGTAATCTTCGTCATAGTAAGTAACTTTGAGGAAATCCCGGACTGGCTCGAGAGGGATAACATCATCCTCGCCCGGAGTGGAGGCGCCCCATGGCTTATGGCCAGCTGGATAATCGGCGACCTTGACTACGCCCTGTTCTTCGGAGCCCTTCCCCGGGACAGGCGGCGTGAGAAGTTCTATTCCTTCTGGGCGAAGAGCCCCCGGGTAATCCAGAACTACATGCACTGGTTCTACACGATCTACTTCGACAACAGCACCCTGCTGAAACCCCTGAGGTACGAATCCCTGCCGAAGCCCCTGTCCCTTGTAAACATCAGAACCCTGATAACGACCCTGAAGTTCACCAGTCTCCCGAGAGAGGCTGAGGTGGTCGGCAGACTCGTGGAGAGCAGGGAACCGGTAACCCTGAGGGGCGAGATAACGGCCTATGAGTACACCCCCCTGACGGCCAGCGTGAGCGTTAGGGCGGATGGAAGGGACTGGAAGGTCGGTGGCATCGGCAGTTACTTCGAGGACGTTGAGGGGGAGAAGTTCATCCTCCTCGAGTGAACCCTCTTTCCGGGGTGAGGGAGATGAAAATACTGATCATAGGCTTCGAATACCTCCCGGTCAAGGTGGGGGGTCTTGCAGAGGCTATAACGAGCATAGCCACCGGGCTAAGGAAGCTCGGAAACGAGGTCGTCGTTTTCACGCCCGATCACGGCAGGGGACTCGGGGAAGTTGTGGGGTCTTTTAACGTCTCAGCCTTCGGGGAATCAATCGGGATAACCGTGAGGAAGAGGGTGGAGCAGGGCGTCACCGTCTACTCGCTCGGAGGGGGTTTGCTCAGCGAACCCGATGTTTACGGCCCCAACTGGGAGGCTCTTCTCAGGAAGACCGTCCTCTTTGGTAAGGCCAGCGTCGGGCTCATGAACGAGCTCATCGGCGAATTTAAACCGGACGTCATCCACGCCCACGACTGGCACGTCGTCTTTGCCCTCGGTCTTCTGAAGAAGTACTTTGGGATAAGGAGTATTTTCACAGTCCACAGGCTCAACAGGGCAAGGATCTCGAGCGAGTACTTCCGCGAGGCCAACCTCGGCGAGTTAGCCCCCTACCCCGAGCTGGACCCGGAACACACGGCCGGCTACGTGGCGGATGCTGTAACGACCGTTAGCAGAAGCTACCTGTGGGAAGAGTG
The window above is part of the Thermococcus sp. P6 genome. Proteins encoded here:
- a CDS encoding glucodextranase DOMON-like domain-containing protein, whose product is MRRFVAILLAVLVAGSIVGANVKTVGAAEPKPLNVIIVWHQHQPYYYDPVQGVYTRPWVRLHAANNYWKMANYLSQYPDVHVTIDLSGSLIAQIADYMNGKKDTYQIVTEKIAEGEPLTVDEKWFMLQAPGGFFDHTIPWNGEPVTDPSGNPIRDPWNRYTQLKDKMLQAKAKYASLPLEEQKVAVTNEFTEQDYIDLAVLFNLAWIDYNYIMTHPELKALYDKVDEGGYTRDDVKTVLDAQMWLLNHTFEEHEKINLLLGNGNVEVTVVPYAHPIGPILNDFGWESDFDAHVKKADELYKKYLGGGTATPRGGWAAESALNDKTLEILADNGWQWVMTDQMVLSRLGIEGTTENYYKPWVAEFNGKKIYLFPRDHALSDRVGFNYGGMNQYQAVEDFVNELLKLQKQNYDGSLVYVVTLDGENPWENYPYDGKVFLTELYKKLTELQKDGLIRTVTPSEYIQLYGDKANKLTPKMMERLDLTGDNVNALLKAESLGELYDMAGVKEEMQWPESSWIDGTLSTWIGEPQENYGWYWLYLARKTLMENRGKMSEENWDKAFEYLLRAEASDWFWWYGNDQDSGQDYTFDRYLKTYLYELYKLAGEKPPSYLFGNYFPDGEPYTSRGLFGLKENEVKNFSSQSPVAEKVSVYFDGDGLHFVVSGNLSEFEVSIWETEEHVGNTFTLLQKEPDELRYSMFPFSKDSVGLLITKHIVYRDGKAEIYEAEDYEESEKIGEATVKETDNGVEVVVPFDYIETPSDFYFAVSTVKDGNLEVISEPVELKLPTEVKGATIVDVTDPEGDDYGPGTYTYPTDGVFKPGVFDLTRFRMLEQTDGYVLEFYFKDLGGNPWNGPNGFSLQIIEAYLDFKEGGNTSAIKMFPDGPGANVNLDPEHPWDVALRIAGWDYGNIIVLPNGTSIQGEMQISADPTKNAIIVKVPKKYIQIDEEGGLWGAVLVGSQDGYGPDKWRSVATEAEQWKLGGAEPDAVINGVAPRVVDLLAPEGFKPSQEEQLKSYDASGMKLATVKAIPLLKQGIVVKDPEGDDYGPGTYTYPTNKVFKPGVFDLLKFKMLEGSDDWTLEFYFKDLGGNPWNGPNGFSLQIIEAYLDFKEGGNTSAIKMFPDGPGANVNLDPEHPWDVALRIAGWDYGNIIVLPNGTSIQGEMQISADPTKNAIIVKVPKKYLSVSDYGLYAAVLVGSQDGYGPDKWRSVATEAEQWKLGGAEPDAVINGVAPRVVDLLAPEGFKPSQEEQLKSYDASGMKLATVKAVTLIGGTGGEQPAPTTTTTITTTTSSTTEETTATTSTGSSSPSPTSSSPSPTMSSSSETSTPAESTSPEEGGGICGPAMMVALALLPLLRRRR
- a CDS encoding ABC transporter permease subunit, encoding MKRRKGELLKSASLTALAVFVMFLILFPVYYIFVVSVTPSSTLATTKLELLPRNASLDSYREVLFGFRGGKINENFTGTIEGNVRVENGMLYVTDGVLRGTVEYGPFTGLKFEIPVEKAVFKVTSGGVEGGTFSGDVRGLFILTRINDDGSIGFGIVRNLQLEDGVKGTLAQGPTGRDYIIVRNSGKVDFTTIGKFVNSLFFRYLKNSLIIATLAVLLTLLFVVPAAYAFSRMKFFGREHILYFYLMFTQVAGGLGIAGLIALYGMIVKLGLYDKLPVLSLIYAAGSVPFNTWLLKGYIDSISPDFDEAAVIDGASYLQIIRHVLLPMALPGIATVTILSFIGGWTEFILASLLLTEKNQPMAVWIYLLTGGIGRGIDWSYFGAAALLFALPVFVMFMLAQNYIRSGLTMGGLKE
- a CDS encoding carbohydrate ABC transporter permease, with protein sequence MKKTTTIALFLILPGIAAFLFFNLWPIVYSIYLAFTNAQLGNFPVQAPQAPKLTFVGLENFRWILSDEKFRSAFVWTWLFVLTSVTLKALAGIFLSLLYNSRYVKGKNIYRSLLIIPWALPLLFSVTVWKFMFDPIFGPVNQVLKSLGIHTLPNWINDPVWGFVALNVIEVWLAYPFMMTVITAALQSVPDTLVEAAIIDGANYWQRIRHVVLPIIGKPVAFATILTSASSFQYFMVPYIYNSSLFEDRFLLLYGFRKAFGATPHYGRAAAVMVIATTVLAVYMYVNVRITRLQEGARG
- a CDS encoding extracellular solute-binding protein, whose translation is MRKGLFALLLVGVLVLGVVASGCISGGETTTTSTPAGTTSSTTSTIETTTETTTTQTTSTSTETSATTCGSGKVVIWHAMQPNELEVFQGLAEEYMAECPDVEIVFEQKPNLEDALKAAIPAGKGPDLFIWAHDWIGKFAEAGLLEPIDDYVTDDVLNQFAPAAQEAIQYKGHFYAMPFAAETVALIYNKDMVNEPPKTFDEMKAIMEKYTDPDNEKYGIAYPINAYFISAWAQVFGGYYFDDKTEQPGLDDPKTVEGFKFFFSSIWPYMAPTGDYNTQQSVFLEKRAPMMVNGPWSIADVKKAGINFGVTPLPPVTKDGKEYWPRPYGGVKDIYFVKGIQNKEAAWGFVKWLTTSPEAIKELSLKLGYIPVLKPVLDDPEIQKDPVIYGFGQAVQHMYLMPKSPKMSAVWGGVDGAINDILKDPANADIEAILQNHQQEILKNING
- a CDS encoding TrmB family transcriptional regulator; the encoded protein is MMEKEIIEKLQRLGLTKYEALAYITLLKLGPSKATEITRESGIPHTRVYDVLSSLHRRGFVDVMQGTPRLYKPVNPEVILEKIKDEFIKDIEDLKTAFLELYREVHGEDLPEIWTIQGFDNTLERAGYVIRTAKHEVLINTPLRFLKLLKGEIRARKDVIFVIVSNFEEIPDWLERDNIILARSGGAPWLMASWIIGDLDYALFFGALPRDRRREKFYSFWAKSPRVIQNYMHWFYTIYFDNSTLLKPLRYESLPKPLSLVNIRTLITTLKFTSLPREAEVVGRLVESREPVTLRGEITAYEYTPLTASVSVRADGRDWKVGGIGSYFEDVEGEKFILLE